One window from the genome of Metabacillus flavus encodes:
- a CDS encoding DUF1516 family protein, producing the protein MTHYHITSWLIAVLLFFAVYYLHKHGKVKLASILHVFLRITYFFVLATGFFLVSQISISFGHLVKTAIGALTVGFMEIILVHQKKGETYKPLWVICMFLLGAALLLGFYLPLGIHL; encoded by the coding sequence ATGACCCACTATCACATTACGAGCTGGCTGATTGCTGTGCTTCTCTTTTTTGCTGTCTATTATTTACATAAGCATGGCAAGGTTAAACTTGCGTCCATCCTGCATGTATTTCTAAGAATCACATACTTCTTTGTACTTGCAACCGGATTTTTTCTGGTGTCGCAAATCAGTATTTCTTTCGGTCATCTGGTGAAAACGGCAATTGGCGCCCTGACTGTCGGCTTCATGGAAATCATTCTTGTTCACCAGAAAAAAGGAGAGACGTATAAACCGCTTTGGGTAATCTGTATGTTTCTGCTAGGGGCAGCTTTGCTGCTTGGATTTTATTTGCCGCTTGGAATTCATTTGTAG